The following proteins come from a genomic window of Deinococcus aerophilus:
- a CDS encoding DNA translocase FtsK, with translation MAKARTKSAPPVSRFDGEALGLVLFALGIFLGVTLLLFQGGADADVGDAGFMSRARGVLLGELGWAAYLLPVVPIAYGTLVFLGRGVRNLTRRLLGGVLVVASLLALHEVFQPGQAGALAERVMRPPFRALSYAAALLPLVTLTLGLEVMLRLTPLTMLKAFFRQISMLLGGASAGVQGAIEARQEGREAARARGHARQGLAAHGRELDALRRLYPNAPELAAQHEELRAAQRDLRAQDEAGLRTLERDLAQWQGVLRTFVNNAARDLRALVAREAPGAGADAEALENEVRHGRHELSVELASTQASGALERLRRAMVSEIQRLSGRAGKLERERKAAEKALARADVSVLAREWPAHRERLDAWQALAQEFTAWRGRAVSYPGWPDLTAAFDRAPTEVAAELAEALNNAPDDTLRDQEHWRELLTQAQEQARRHAEAITGPPMPEASPPPLDFDFSSGPVVASPVVAITAVPDTSVPASAPTGLSGDPASAEHSWGAPPAAPGAQAAPASQSGDVDPFGDWDDDDLPFGPQSAPVARSPGTLATVATGAPRPGAGGARAGGSSAPWESAPEPAPSERPRASAAPAAPPVGALALAVPDYALLDPFPAAALNTAALEVSARQRAGLIDETLRHFGLQAKVVDYARGPTVTRYEIEPAPGEKISRIASLSNDLARALAVGGVRVEAPVPGKSVIGLEVPNAEREPVTFHQAAQAPTFRSTRAKLPVILGKSIDGELMVGDLAKMPHLLVAGSTGSGKSVCVNTLITSLLFKYLPTELRFLMIDPKMVELTPYDGIPHLVRSVVTNPVDAAGVLLGAVAHMERRYKMMSAVGAKNLEQFNAKMRQTGETELPHLVIIIDELADLMITSPKEVESAIMRLAQMARATGMHLILATQRPSVDILTSLIKVNVPARIAFAVSSSHDSRTILDSMGAERLTGMGDMLFYQPGLIKPVRLQGPYISEVESARISDLLRRMVFEDDFVEAYGADFEGGIEASGPGAERGNMDFSDPYLRQAAQICIEEGQGSVSRLQRRLSVGHARAGKLMDMLEAMGIVSKHQGSKPRDVLISEADLPQFFG, from the coding sequence ATGGCGAAGGCCCGCACAAAGAGCGCTCCCCCGGTCAGCCGTTTCGACGGCGAGGCGCTGGGACTGGTGCTGTTCGCGCTGGGAATTTTTCTGGGCGTAACCCTGCTGCTGTTTCAGGGCGGCGCAGACGCGGACGTGGGCGACGCCGGATTCATGTCACGGGCGCGCGGCGTCCTGCTGGGCGAACTGGGCTGGGCGGCGTACCTGCTGCCGGTGGTGCCCATCGCCTACGGCACGCTGGTCTTCCTGGGACGTGGGGTCCGCAACCTGACCCGGCGCCTGCTGGGCGGCGTGCTCGTGGTGGCCTCGCTGCTCGCGCTGCACGAGGTCTTCCAGCCGGGGCAGGCGGGCGCCCTCGCCGAGCGGGTCATGCGTCCGCCGTTCCGGGCCCTGAGCTACGCGGCGGCGCTGCTGCCACTGGTGACCCTGACGCTGGGGCTGGAGGTCATGCTGCGGCTGACTCCCCTGACCATGCTCAAGGCGTTCTTCCGGCAGATCAGCATGCTGCTCGGCGGGGCCTCGGCGGGCGTGCAGGGAGCGATTGAGGCCCGGCAGGAGGGGCGGGAGGCGGCGCGGGCCCGCGGCCACGCCCGGCAGGGACTGGCCGCCCACGGCCGCGAACTGGACGCCCTGCGCCGGCTGTACCCCAACGCCCCGGAACTGGCCGCCCAGCACGAGGAGCTGCGGGCCGCCCAGCGGGACCTGCGGGCCCAGGACGAGGCCGGGCTGCGGACCCTGGAACGCGACCTAGCGCAGTGGCAGGGGGTGCTGCGGACCTTCGTGAACAACGCCGCGCGCGACCTGCGTGCCCTGGTGGCCCGCGAGGCTCCCGGCGCCGGGGCCGACGCCGAGGCGCTGGAGAACGAGGTGCGCCACGGCCGGCACGAGCTGAGTGTGGAACTCGCGAGCACCCAGGCCAGCGGAGCGCTGGAGCGGCTGCGCCGGGCCATGGTCTCGGAGATTCAGCGGCTGTCGGGGCGGGCGGGCAAGCTGGAGCGCGAGCGCAAGGCCGCCGAGAAGGCGCTGGCCCGGGCAGATGTGTCGGTCCTGGCGCGCGAGTGGCCGGCCCACCGTGAACGCCTGGACGCTTGGCAGGCGCTGGCCCAGGAATTCACGGCCTGGCGGGGACGCGCGGTGTCCTATCCCGGCTGGCCGGACCTGACGGCGGCCTTTGACCGCGCCCCGACCGAGGTCGCTGCCGAGCTGGCCGAGGCGCTGAACAACGCCCCCGATGACACCCTGCGCGATCAGGAGCACTGGCGCGAATTGCTCACGCAGGCCCAGGAACAGGCCCGGCGTCACGCCGAGGCGATCACCGGACCGCCCATGCCGGAAGCGTCACCCCCGCCCCTGGATTTTGATTTCTCCAGTGGCCCCGTGGTCGCCAGCCCTGTGGTCGCCATCACCGCGGTTCCGGACACTTCGGTGCCGGCCTCCGCACCCACCGGGTTGTCCGGCGATCCGGCCAGCGCCGAACACAGCTGGGGAGCTCCTCCGGCCGCGCCGGGTGCCCAGGCCGCGCCCGCCTCGCAGAGCGGGGACGTGGATCCCTTCGGCGACTGGGACGACGACGATCTGCCCTTTGGCCCCCAGAGTGCCCCGGTTGCCCGGTCCCCGGGAACGCTGGCCACCGTTGCCACCGGCGCACCCAGGCCGGGGGCGGGAGGCGCGCGGGCCGGGGGCTCCAGCGCTCCCTGGGAAAGCGCACCGGAGCCGGCTCCCTCGGAGCGCCCCCGCGCCTCCGCCGCGCCGGCTGCTCCTCCGGTGGGGGCCCTTGCGCTGGCGGTGCCGGACTACGCCCTGCTCGACCCGTTTCCGGCGGCGGCCCTGAACACGGCGGCGCTGGAGGTCTCGGCGCGCCAGCGTGCGGGCCTGATCGACGAGACGCTGCGGCATTTTGGCCTGCAGGCCAAGGTGGTCGACTACGCCCGGGGACCCACCGTCACCCGCTACGAGATCGAGCCCGCTCCCGGCGAGAAGATCAGCCGCATCGCCTCGCTCTCCAACGACCTCGCGCGTGCCCTGGCGGTGGGTGGGGTGCGGGTGGAGGCCCCGGTACCGGGCAAGAGCGTGATCGGTCTGGAAGTGCCCAATGCCGAGCGCGAGCCGGTGACGTTTCATCAGGCGGCCCAGGCCCCGACCTTTCGCAGCACCCGCGCCAAGCTGCCGGTGATCCTGGGCAAGAGCATTGACGGCGAACTGATGGTCGGCGACCTTGCCAAGATGCCGCACCTGCTGGTGGCCGGCAGCACGGGGTCGGGCAAGTCGGTGTGCGTCAACACCCTGATCACCTCGCTGCTGTTCAAGTACCTGCCCACCGAACTGCGCTTCCTGATGATCGACCCCAAGATGGTGGAGCTCACGCCGTACGACGGCATCCCGCATCTGGTGCGCTCGGTGGTGACCAATCCGGTGGACGCGGCGGGCGTGCTGCTGGGCGCGGTGGCCCACATGGAACGGCGCTACAAGATGATGAGCGCGGTGGGGGCCAAGAACCTCGAGCAGTTCAACGCCAAGATGCGCCAGACCGGCGAGACCGAGTTGCCCCATCTGGTGATCATCATCGACGAGCTTGCGGATCTGATGATCACCAGCCCCAAGGAAGTGGAGTCGGCGATCATGCGTCTGGCACAGATGGCACGCGCCACCGGCATGCACCTGATCCTGGCGACCCAGCGGCCCAGCGTGGACATCCTGACCAGCCTGATCAAGGTGAACGTGCCGGCCCGCATCGCCTTTGCGGTGAGCAGCAGCCACGACTCGCGCACCATCCTCGACAGCATGGGGGCCGAGCGCCTGACCGGCATGGGCGACATGCTGTTCTACCAGCCGGGCCTGATCAAGCCGGTGCGCCTGCAGGGGCCGTACATCAGCGAGGTCGAGTCGGCCCGCATCTCTGACCTGCTGCGCCGCATGGTGTTCGAGGACGACTTCGTGGAGGCCTACGGCGCGGACTTCGAGGGTGGCATCGAGGCCAGCGGACCGGGCGCGGAGCGCGGCAACATGGACTTCAGCGATCCCTACCTGCGTCAGGCCGCCCAGATCTGTATTGAGGAGGGCCAGGGCAGCGTCTCCCGGCTGCAGCGCCGCCTCTCGGTGGGGCATGCCCGCGCCGGCAAACTGATGGACATGCTTGAGGCGATGGGCATCGTGAGCAAGCACCAGGGCAGCAAGCCGCGCGACGTGCTGATCTCCGAGGCGGATCTTCCACAGTTCTTCGGCTGA
- a CDS encoding fasciclin domain-containing protein, which yields MKKQTSLITLGLMLATPALAGGGGAPVAQPASSCMSIAQIVTSDPNFSTLATAVEAAGLTETLRGGTYTVFAPTNAAFAKMPSDMLAAALNDPEMLQTILLYHVVAGKVTAKQVSGMTSGKTVQGSSFLVTVSNGKVMIDNATVTKADVVACNGIVHVIDTVLTPAIANAQDAQDMAEVPTPAESPAVTAAPVAQAAPATNTPVSAPAAADVSSIPALPLSGATPMPAAVVVVAPVAPVTTTTDTSTSTTTTTDTTATAATATTTDTAEMSTNSLYDVIVADDRFSTLRSLLSDAGLTDVLMSNDYTIFAPTNDAFAAVDPETLALIASDPETLKQVLLYHVVSGKLMGDQLGKNAQLRSVEGSSLDLKLSGSTQMVGGATVSAMVDSADNGVIYVIDKVLLPSTLQLPAPPAPAEAPAATTTTSTTTTTTTPAAPAAPAAVPSPAPVSPTPTATGAETLGQRLQSEPQFSTLLSLLQKAGLVNALMAADVTVFAPTNDAFAKVPKATLDMLLADDAKLKQVLTYHVVTGRVTETELQGAQLRSMEGSSLNLKANNGVVNIGVLSGDTITGSTLKATPIVVGNSVIYPIDSVLIPPTFK from the coding sequence ATGAAGAAGCAGACCAGTCTGATCACGCTCGGCCTGATGCTGGCCACTCCCGCCCTCGCCGGGGGCGGCGGCGCACCCGTGGCCCAGCCCGCCTCCAGCTGCATGAGCATCGCGCAGATCGTCACCAGCGACCCCAACTTCAGCACGCTGGCAACCGCCGTGGAGGCCGCCGGACTCACCGAGACCCTCCGGGGTGGAACCTACACGGTTTTTGCACCCACCAACGCCGCCTTCGCCAAGATGCCCAGCGACATGCTGGCCGCAGCTCTGAACGACCCCGAGATGCTCCAGACCATTCTGCTGTACCACGTTGTGGCCGGTAAGGTCACGGCAAAACAGGTCAGCGGCATGACCTCGGGCAAGACGGTCCAGGGTTCAAGCTTCCTGGTGACGGTCAGCAACGGCAAGGTCATGATCGACAACGCCACCGTCACCAAGGCCGACGTGGTGGCCTGCAACGGCATCGTTCACGTTATCGACACCGTCCTGACGCCCGCCATCGCCAATGCTCAGGACGCGCAGGACATGGCTGAGGTCCCCACGCCGGCCGAGTCTCCTGCCGTCACCGCCGCGCCGGTGGCCCAGGCCGCCCCTGCCACGAACACCCCGGTCAGCGCGCCCGCCGCCGCCGATGTCTCCAGTATCCCCGCCCTGCCCCTGAGCGGCGCGACCCCGATGCCCGCCGCCGTGGTTGTGGTGGCTCCTGTGGCTCCGGTCACCACGACCACGGACACGAGCACGAGCACCACAACGACCACCGATACCACTGCCACGGCCGCCACGGCGACCACCACGGACACGGCCGAGATGAGCACCAACTCGCTGTACGACGTGATCGTGGCCGACGACCGCTTCAGCACGCTGCGCTCGCTGCTCAGCGACGCCGGGCTGACCGACGTGCTGATGAGCAACGACTACACCATCTTCGCGCCCACCAACGACGCCTTTGCGGCGGTGGACCCCGAGACCCTGGCCCTGATCGCCAGCGATCCCGAAACGCTCAAGCAGGTGCTGCTGTACCACGTCGTCTCCGGCAAGCTCATGGGCGACCAGCTGGGCAAGAACGCGCAGCTGCGCAGCGTGGAAGGCAGCAGTCTGGACCTCAAACTGTCCGGCAGCACCCAGATGGTGGGCGGCGCCACCGTATCCGCCATGGTGGACAGCGCGGACAACGGCGTCATCTATGTGATTGACAAGGTGCTGCTGCCGTCCACCCTGCAGCTGCCCGCTCCCCCCGCACCCGCTGAGGCCCCCGCCGCCACGACCACCACCTCGACAACGACCACGACCACCACGCCGGCGGCCCCTGCGGCGCCCGCGGCCGTGCCCTCGCCCGCTCCGGTTTCGCCCACCCCCACGGCCACCGGCGCCGAGACGCTGGGACAGCGCCTGCAGAGCGAACCTCAGTTCAGCACCCTGCTGAGCCTGCTGCAGAAGGCCGGACTGGTCAACGCGCTGATGGCCGCCGACGTGACCGTCTTCGCACCCACCAACGACGCCTTTGCCAAGGTGCCCAAGGCCACGCTGGACATGCTGCTCGCCGACGACGCCAAGCTCAAGCAGGTCCTGACCTACCACGTGGTTACCGGCCGCGTGACCGAGACGGAACTGCAGGGCGCACAGCTGCGCAGCATGGAAGGCAGCAGCCTGAACCTCAAAGCCAACAACGGTGTCGTGAACATCGGCGTGCTGAGCGGCGACACCATCACCGGCTCGACGCTGAAGGCCACGCCCATCGTCGTGGGGAACAGCGTGATCTACCCCATCGACAGCGTGCTGATTCCCCCCACTTTCAAATAA
- a CDS encoding nucleoside hydrolase produces the protein MSQDPALSSALPIIMDGDPGLDDAVAWLLACASPELEVLGVTAVHGNVGLPLTVRNAGITLTLAGAAGAGVPYFAGTDRPLVREAMTAAAVHGDSGLPAADLPPPAHPPQAEHAVDFLIRTVHARPGEVTVLATGPLTNVALAFRLAPELPGLLREVVWMGGSTTGGNRTPAAEFNALADPHAAAVVFGSGVALRMVGLNVTMQCIATPERITALRTLGNRAGRVCAELLTFYAGVYRTRYGLSGGALHDPLAAAAAVRPELLDWQSMNVQIETQPGLNFGRTVCDLYGVTGQPANAQVAVGVRDEAFFALLLERLGTLE, from the coding sequence ATGAGCCAAGACCCGGCCCTTTCCTCCGCCCTGCCGATCATCATGGACGGCGACCCTGGTCTGGACGACGCCGTGGCGTGGCTGCTCGCCTGCGCCAGCCCGGAACTGGAGGTGCTGGGCGTCACCGCCGTTCACGGCAACGTGGGCCTGCCGCTCACCGTTCGCAACGCCGGTATCACGCTGACGCTGGCCGGTGCGGCGGGCGCGGGCGTGCCGTACTTCGCTGGCACCGACCGGCCGCTGGTCCGCGAGGCGATGACGGCGGCGGCGGTCCACGGAGATTCGGGCCTGCCCGCCGCCGATCTGCCGCCGCCCGCGCACCCGCCGCAGGCCGAACACGCCGTGGACTTCCTGATCCGCACGGTCCACGCCCGGCCCGGCGAGGTGACCGTGCTCGCCACCGGTCCGCTCACCAACGTGGCGCTGGCCTTCCGGCTCGCCCCGGAGCTGCCGGGTTTGCTGCGTGAGGTGGTCTGGATGGGCGGCAGCACCACCGGCGGCAACCGCACCCCGGCGGCGGAATTCAACGCCCTTGCCGACCCGCACGCGGCAGCGGTGGTGTTCGGCTCCGGCGTGGCGCTGCGTATGGTGGGCCTGAACGTGACCATGCAGTGCATCGCCACGCCCGAGCGCATCACGGCGCTGCGCACCCTGGGCAACCGCGCGGGCCGGGTCTGTGCCGAGCTGCTCACGTTCTATGCGGGCGTTTACCGCACGCGCTACGGCCTGAGCGGCGGCGCGCTGCACGATCCGCTGGCCGCCGCCGCCGCCGTGCGCCCCGAACTCCTGGACTGGCAGTCCATGAACGTGCAGATCGAGACCCAGCCGGGGCTGAATTTTGGCCGCACCGTCTGTGATCTGTACGGCGTGACGGGTCAGCCCGCCAACGCACAGGTGGCCGTCGGTGTGCGCGACGAGGCGTTTTTCGCGCTGCTGCTGGAACGGCTCGGCACACTGGAGTGA
- the recG gene encoding ATP-dependent DNA helicase RecG, protein MATVSELRERLRRPLAAELAAGCHDRVVAGGVEKLLASPLGHPFPQVREVLGGYAGLSTQEREDVLRTALGLLTDPDRGTPAPRTPRPAARQATSTAAPGERLSPDAEVTRLDTGPGGARKLASLGLHTLRDVLHAYPHRHEDRRALPDLSDVEEGQKVTVEGRVVAKSRRNPRPGMLVIDVTLETPSGGRVKATWFNQPWVEKQLREGAALVLTGRVKRFGRSVQLGVEHLETLSGAQDSLSTGRIVGVYDSKEGISQEFLRRAAHRALEAAPPDDYLPAHWRRKYGLTDLADALWGLHFPSDEAHLGRGLSRLRFDEYLFLELRMLLQGEDAVLQGKRFQARGDDISRFEAVLPFSFTNAQRRVLLEITDDMRGERQMARLVQGDVGSGKTAVAACALYLAVRDGYQGALMAPTEILARQHYANLRGYLGGLDVRVGLLIGAMSPKDKLEMQTRIAEGEVDVVVGTQALIQENVRFDNLGLAVVDEEHRFGVQQRRKLLSSRPDVLVMSATPIPRSLALTAYGDLELSVIDELPPGRTPIETKLLQDTHRVQAYGFVMKQIREGRQAFVVTALIEESDTLELLAATQLADDLKTILPEARIDLLHGKMSAAEKDHVMERFRAREFDILVSTTVIEVGVDVPNATVMVIENAERFGLAQLHQLRGRVGRGTAQSYCVLIAGEHSQKTRKRLKIIEGSTDGFVIAEADLKLRGPGELRGTRQSGIPDLRLADLANDADVIEQARELAKHILAHDPRLEHPRLQYLRSELQSRSESVAYREVI, encoded by the coding sequence ATGGCGACGGTAAGCGAACTGCGTGAACGGCTGCGGCGTCCGCTGGCGGCAGAACTGGCCGCCGGCTGCCACGACCGGGTGGTGGCGGGCGGCGTGGAAAAACTGCTCGCCTCGCCGCTGGGCCATCCCTTTCCGCAGGTACGCGAGGTGCTGGGCGGGTACGCTGGCCTGAGCACGCAGGAGCGCGAGGACGTTCTCAGGACCGCGCTGGGCCTGCTGACCGACCCGGACCGGGGCACACCTGCGCCCCGCACTCCACGCCCCGCCGCCCGCCAGGCCACGTCCACCGCCGCTCCCGGAGAACGCCTCTCGCCCGACGCCGAGGTGACCCGGCTGGACACCGGTCCCGGCGGGGCCAGAAAGCTCGCGTCATTGGGTCTGCACACCCTGCGCGACGTGCTGCACGCCTACCCCCACCGCCACGAGGACCGCCGCGCCCTGCCCGACCTCTCGGATGTGGAGGAGGGTCAGAAGGTGACGGTGGAGGGCCGGGTGGTCGCCAAATCGCGCCGCAACCCGCGTCCGGGCATGCTCGTCATCGACGTGACCCTGGAAACGCCGTCGGGCGGACGGGTCAAGGCGACGTGGTTCAACCAGCCGTGGGTGGAAAAGCAGCTGCGCGAGGGCGCTGCGCTGGTCCTCACCGGACGGGTCAAGCGGTTCGGGCGCAGCGTGCAGCTGGGCGTGGAACACCTGGAAACGCTCTCGGGCGCCCAGGACAGCCTGAGCACCGGGCGCATCGTGGGTGTCTACGACAGCAAGGAGGGCATCTCGCAGGAATTCCTGCGCCGCGCCGCCCACCGGGCGCTGGAAGCCGCGCCGCCCGACGACTACCTGCCCGCCCACTGGCGCCGCAAGTACGGACTGACCGATCTGGCCGACGCGCTGTGGGGGCTGCACTTTCCCAGCGACGAGGCGCACCTGGGCCGGGGCCTGTCACGGCTGCGCTTCGACGAGTACCTGTTTCTGGAACTGCGGATGCTGCTGCAGGGCGAGGACGCCGTGCTGCAGGGCAAACGTTTCCAGGCGCGCGGAGACGACATCAGCCGCTTCGAGGCCGTGCTGCCCTTTTCCTTTACCAATGCGCAGCGGCGGGTGCTGCTGGAGATCACCGACGACATGCGCGGCGAGCGGCAGATGGCGCGGCTGGTACAGGGCGACGTGGGCTCGGGCAAGACGGCGGTGGCCGCGTGCGCGCTGTACCTCGCGGTGCGTGACGGCTACCAGGGCGCCCTGATGGCCCCCACCGAGATTCTGGCCCGCCAGCACTACGCCAACCTGCGCGGCTACCTGGGGGGGCTGGACGTGCGGGTGGGCCTGCTGATCGGCGCGATGTCCCCGAAGGACAAGCTGGAAATGCAGACCCGCATCGCCGAGGGCGAGGTGGACGTGGTGGTGGGCACCCAGGCACTGATCCAGGAGAACGTGCGCTTTGACAACCTCGGGCTGGCGGTGGTGGACGAGGAACACCGCTTTGGCGTCCAGCAGCGGCGCAAGCTGCTCTCCAGCCGCCCGGACGTGCTCGTGATGTCGGCCACGCCCATTCCGCGCAGCCTGGCGCTGACCGCCTACGGCGACCTGGAACTGTCGGTCATCGACGAGCTGCCGCCGGGCCGCACGCCCATCGAGACCAAGCTGCTGCAGGACACCCACCGCGTGCAGGCCTACGGCTTCGTGATGAAGCAGATCCGCGAGGGACGGCAGGCCTTTGTGGTCACCGCCCTGATCGAGGAAAGCGACACCCTGGAACTGCTCGCCGCCACCCAGCTCGCCGACGACCTCAAGACCATCCTGCCCGAGGCGCGCATAGACCTGCTGCACGGCAAGATGAGCGCCGCCGAGAAAGACCATGTGATGGAACGCTTCCGGGCCCGCGAATTCGACATTCTGGTGTCCACCACCGTGATCGAGGTGGGCGTGGACGTGCCCAACGCCACCGTCATGGTGATCGAGAACGCCGAGCGCTTCGGGCTGGCGCAGCTGCACCAGCTGCGGGGCCGGGTGGGGCGCGGCACGGCGCAGAGCTACTGCGTGCTGATTGCCGGGGAACACAGCCAGAAGACCCGCAAACGCCTCAAGATCATCGAGGGGTCCACCGACGGCTTCGTGATCGCCGAGGCCGACCTGAAGCTGCGCGGTCCCGGCGAGCTGCGCGGCACCCGCCAGAGCGGCATCCCCGACCTGCGGCTCGCCGACCTCGCCAACGATGCGGACGTGATCGAGCAGGCCCGCGAGCTCGCCAAGCACATCCTGGCCCACGACCCCCGGCTGGAGCATCCCCGGCTGCAGTACCTCAGAAGCGAGCTGCAAAGCCGCAGCGAGAGCGTGGCCTACCGCGAGGTGATCTGA
- a CDS encoding cysteine desulfurase-like protein gives MSASSAVPSTVPASGDLRTQFPPLDAGRAYLDNAAGGLLPRRSIEAITAHLARYGATNALPGHQPGAEILALKHRAREATALFLNAQAPDVAVAQSATALAFRLAAAFARLWGPGDEVIVSGLEHEANASPWRELERVGVTVRVWHARTPDMRLHPEDLEALLSERTRLVSVTAASNVLGVTVDIPAVTAQVRAAGAWTVVDAVHAAPHTLPDVQAWGADFVMFSPYKVFGPHLGALWIHPEHREHLPWPRLSFVPQGDITGLEYGTPQYELLAGWLGTLDYLRELGGHTTLSREALEAAYTRIADLEAPVAARLVEGLTALPGVTVYGPQDLQGRVGTVAFRVAGEAPLDTSARLTAAGVDVGAGHFYAVQPLTDLGLYPEGVLRASIAHYTTVEDIERLLSGVRG, from the coding sequence ATGTCTGCAAGCTCTGCTGTTCCGTCCACGGTTCCCGCCAGCGGGGACCTGCGCACCCAGTTTCCGCCGCTGGATGCGGGCCGCGCCTACCTCGACAACGCGGCGGGCGGCCTGCTGCCGCGGCGCAGCATCGAGGCGATCACCGCCCACCTGGCCCGCTACGGCGCGACCAACGCCCTGCCGGGCCACCAGCCGGGGGCCGAGATCCTGGCCCTCAAGCACCGCGCCCGCGAGGCCACGGCGCTGTTCCTGAACGCCCAGGCGCCGGACGTGGCCGTGGCCCAGAGTGCGACCGCCCTGGCCTTCCGGCTGGCGGCGGCGTTTGCGCGGCTGTGGGGACCGGGCGACGAGGTGATCGTCTCGGGCCTGGAACACGAGGCCAACGCCAGCCCGTGGCGCGAACTGGAACGGGTGGGGGTCACGGTCCGGGTCTGGCACGCCCGCACGCCGGACATGCGCCTGCACCCGGAGGACCTCGAGGCGCTGCTCTCGGAGCGCACCCGGCTGGTCTCGGTCACGGCGGCCAGCAACGTGCTGGGGGTGACCGTGGACATTCCGGCCGTCACCGCCCAGGTGCGCGCCGCCGGAGCGTGGACCGTGGTGGACGCCGTGCACGCCGCGCCGCATACCCTGCCCGACGTGCAGGCCTGGGGCGCGGATTTCGTGATGTTCAGCCCGTACAAGGTGTTCGGGCCGCACCTGGGCGCGCTGTGGATTCACCCCGAACATCGTGAGCACCTGCCGTGGCCCAGGCTCAGCTTCGTGCCGCAGGGCGACATCACGGGTCTGGAGTACGGCACGCCGCAGTACGAACTGCTCGCCGGATGGCTGGGCACCCTGGACTACCTGCGCGAACTGGGCGGGCACACCACCCTCAGCCGGGAGGCGCTGGAAGCGGCGTACACCCGCATCGCCGACCTCGAAGCCCCGGTCGCCGCGCGGCTGGTGGAGGGATTGACCGCGCTGCCGGGCGTGACCGTGTACGGCCCGCAGGACCTACAGGGCCGCGTGGGAACCGTCGCCTTTCGTGTGGCCGGCGAGGCCCCGCTGGACACCTCCGCGCGCCTGACCGCCGCCGGGGTGGACGTGGGGGCCGGGCATTTCTACGCCGTGCAGCCCCTCACCGATCTGGGCCTGTACCCCGAGGGCGTGTTGCGCGCGAGCATCGCCCACTACACGACCGTGGAGGACATCGAGCGCCTGCTCTCAGGAGTGCGCGGCTAG
- the pyrF gene encoding orotidine-5'-phosphate decarboxylase translates to MPTFAQAVTERTRRLNTRLCVGLDPRSEAYRDVAHLKAHTLEVLEACAPYAACVKPQLAFYEALGLEGLAILEEVCAAARTLGLPVLLDGKRGDIGSTAQAYARAWLGGQHAGAALTVNPFLGFETLTPFVETAQQQGGAVFVLVKTSNPGQNDLQGSGVSERIAVEIARLNAEELPDQETGPEYATVGAVVGATHAGDLATFRALMPRALLLLPGLGAQGAAAADLAPAFHEGGLGALASASRGVQYADGLKVAASVTAARGFRDDLNAALAAHS, encoded by the coding sequence ATGCCCACCTTCGCCCAAGCTGTGACCGAACGCACGCGCCGCCTGAACACCCGCCTGTGCGTGGGCCTGGACCCGCGCTCCGAGGCCTACCGCGACGTTGCCCACCTGAAGGCGCACACGCTCGAGGTCCTCGAGGCCTGCGCGCCCTACGCCGCGTGCGTCAAGCCGCAGCTCGCCTTTTACGAGGCGCTGGGACTCGAAGGTCTGGCCATTCTGGAGGAGGTCTGCGCCGCCGCCCGCACCCTGGGGCTGCCGGTTTTGCTCGACGGCAAACGCGGCGACATCGGCAGCACGGCGCAGGCCTACGCGCGGGCGTGGCTGGGCGGCCAGCACGCGGGCGCGGCGCTGACGGTCAACCCGTTTCTGGGGTTCGAGACCCTGACTCCGTTCGTGGAAACGGCGCAGCAGCAGGGAGGCGCGGTCTTCGTGCTTGTCAAGACGAGCAACCCCGGCCAGAACGACCTGCAGGGCAGTGGAGTCAGCGAGCGGATCGCCGTGGAAATCGCCCGCCTGAACGCCGAGGAGCTGCCGGATCAGGAAACCGGCCCCGAATACGCCACGGTGGGCGCGGTGGTGGGAGCCACCCACGCCGGGGACCTCGCCACCTTCCGCGCCCTGATGCCGCGCGCCCTGCTGCTGCTGCCCGGTCTGGGCGCACAGGGAGCCGCCGCCGCCGACCTCGCTCCGGCGTTCCATGAGGGCGGTCTGGGCGCCCTGGCCAGCGCGAGCCGGGGCGTGCAGTACGCCGACGGGTTGAAGGTGGCGGCCAGCGTCACGGCGGCGCGGGGCTTCCGGGACGACCTGAATGCCGCTCTAGCCGCGCACTCCTGA
- a CDS encoding Mov34/MPN/PAD-1 family protein, with the protein MSLTLPAVLAAALWAHAQREAPRECVGALGGVAVEGGGDRAVALYPLANVSPWPEREYLADPLQLLRALKAMREGGLSLVALYHSHPRGPARPSATDTRLAAYPVPYVIADLQGRVLRAYRLPDGTPVALQVDSGPGSSEG; encoded by the coding sequence GTGTCCCTGACCCTGCCCGCCGTCCTGGCCGCCGCGCTGTGGGCACACGCCCAGCGCGAGGCTCCGCGCGAATGTGTCGGTGCGCTGGGCGGCGTGGCCGTGGAGGGCGGGGGAGACCGCGCCGTGGCGCTGTATCCGCTGGCCAACGTGTCGCCGTGGCCCGAGCGCGAGTACCTGGCCGATCCGCTTCAACTGCTGCGGGCGCTCAAGGCCATGCGCGAGGGGGGGCTGTCGCTGGTCGCCCTGTACCACAGCCACCCGCGCGGCCCGGCCCGGCCCAGCGCCACCGATACCCGGCTGGCGGCGTATCCGGTGCCCTACGTGATCGCCGACCTGCAGGGGCGGGTGCTGCGGGCCTACCGCTTGCCGGACGGCACCCCGGTGGCGCTGCAGGTGGACTCCGGCCCCGGAAGCTCGGAAGGGTAA